One part of the Roseomonas gilardii genome encodes these proteins:
- a CDS encoding deoxyguanosinetriphosphate triphosphohydrolase, translating to MAPWAVNPAASRGRLVAEPGSGARSPYQRDRDRIIHSTAFRRLQYKTQVFIYHEGDEFRTRLTHSIEVAQIARSIARQLRLDEDLAEALALAHDLGHPPFGHAGEEALNGVMRPWGGFDHNAQSLKAVTALERRYADFDGLNLTWETLEGLAKHNGPLRRPPPYIAEYDARHPLELSTHASAEAQAAAIADDIAYNNHDLDDGLRAGIFTLEEIAHLPLIAEALEDARAHAPEGTSRSRLAAEIIRRVINAMVNDVVTEAQRRIAILEPRSADDIRAAAAPVVVFSARMTALNEETRAFLRERMYRHWRVNRTAQKTRRVLQVTFSLLHGGPDMLPPEWRAQADGPGSARTAAVVCDYIAGMTDRFALEEHRRLTDPNMPG from the coding sequence TTGGCCCCTTGGGCGGTGAACCCGGCGGCGTCGCGCGGGCGGCTGGTGGCCGAACCCGGCAGCGGGGCGCGCTCCCCCTACCAGCGGGACCGGGACCGGATCATCCACTCCACCGCCTTCCGGCGGCTGCAGTACAAGACCCAGGTCTTCATCTATCACGAGGGCGACGAGTTCCGGACGCGGCTGACCCATTCCATCGAGGTCGCCCAGATCGCCCGCTCCATCGCCCGGCAGTTGCGGCTGGACGAGGATCTGGCCGAGGCCCTGGCCCTGGCGCACGACCTGGGCCATCCGCCCTTCGGCCATGCGGGGGAGGAGGCGCTGAACGGGGTGATGCGCCCCTGGGGCGGGTTCGACCACAATGCCCAGAGCCTGAAGGCGGTGACGGCGCTGGAACGCCGCTATGCCGATTTCGACGGGCTGAACCTGACCTGGGAAACGCTGGAGGGGCTGGCCAAGCACAATGGCCCGCTGCGCCGCCCGCCGCCCTATATCGCGGAATACGACGCGCGGCATCCGCTGGAACTGTCCACCCATGCCAGCGCCGAGGCCCAGGCGGCGGCGATCGCGGACGACATCGCCTATAACAACCATGACCTGGATGACGGACTGCGGGCCGGGATCTTCACGCTGGAGGAGATCGCGCACCTGCCGCTGATCGCCGAGGCGCTGGAGGATGCGCGGGCGCATGCGCCGGAGGGCACCTCGCGAAGCCGTCTGGCGGCGGAGATCATCCGCCGGGTCATCAACGCCATGGTCAACGACGTGGTGACCGAGGCGCAGCGCCGCATCGCCATCCTGGAGCCACGCAGCGCCGACGACATCCGTGCCGCCGCCGCCCCGGTGGTGGTGTTCAGCGCCCGCATGACGGCGCTGAACGAGGAGACCCGCGCCTTCCTGAGGGAGCGCATGTACCGGCACTGGCGGGTGAACCGCACGGCGCAGAAGACCCGACGCGTGCTGCAGGTGACCTTCTCCCTGCTGCATGGCGGGCCGGACATGCTGCCGCCGGAATGGCGCGCCCAGGCGGATGGGCCGGGCAGCGCACGCACCGCGGCGGTGGTCTGCGACTATATCGCCGGCATGACCGACCGCTTCGCGCTGGAGGAGCATCGGCGCCTCACCGACCCGAACATGCCCGGATAG
- a CDS encoding arginine--tRNA ligase, with product MSQDVFQTLRAEVVAQLRAILPDLPEEALARVLVEPPRDPSHGDMATNAAMVVARQAKVPPPKLAADLAARLAASPLVAEAAPAGPGFVNLRLNEAVPRAQIPLVLRAGEAYGDGGLGGGRKVDVEYVSANPTGPMHVGHCRGAVVGDALANLLGKAGWDVTKEYYINDAGAQVQALAWAAYWRYLQALGTTLTEGEFAAGVPGGLQYRGEYLIPVGEALKARFGDSFAPGAAPADPALWLDTVRSFTIDAMMAEIRDDLAALGVNFDIYISEAQLVRDGVADKAIAELAARGYVYEGVLEPPKGKTPDDWEPRPQTLFRSTQFGDDVDRPLRKSDGSNTYFANDIGNHADKIARGFDELVQVWGADHGGYVKRMQAAVKALSGDRPVPLDVVLAQIVKVMKNGEPVRMSKRAGTYVTLRDLIDEVGRDAVRFTMLTRKADAQMEFDLDKVVEQSRDNPVFYVQYAHARCRSVLRQAGDPAQAELAEAPMDSLSDPAEMALIRRIMAWPRTVEAAAAAREPHRIAFYLGDLAADFHLLWNRGRDDATLRFIREEDPAATRARLALVAATALVIRSGLRVMGVTPVEEMR from the coding sequence ATGTCACAGGACGTTTTCCAGACCCTGCGCGCCGAGGTCGTCGCGCAGCTCCGCGCCATCCTGCCGGACCTGCCGGAAGAGGCGCTCGCCCGCGTCCTGGTGGAGCCGCCGCGCGATCCGTCCCATGGCGACATGGCGACCAATGCCGCGATGGTGGTGGCCAGGCAGGCGAAGGTTCCGCCGCCGAAGCTGGCCGCCGATCTCGCCGCGCGCCTCGCCGCCTCGCCGCTGGTGGCCGAGGCCGCCCCGGCCGGGCCGGGCTTCGTGAACCTTCGGCTGAACGAGGCCGTGCCGAGGGCCCAGATCCCCCTCGTGCTGCGGGCCGGCGAGGCCTATGGCGATGGCGGGCTGGGCGGCGGCCGCAAGGTGGATGTCGAGTATGTCTCCGCCAACCCGACCGGGCCGATGCATGTGGGCCATTGCCGCGGCGCCGTGGTGGGCGACGCGCTGGCCAACCTGCTCGGCAAGGCCGGCTGGGACGTCACCAAGGAATACTACATCAACGATGCCGGGGCGCAGGTGCAGGCGCTCGCCTGGGCGGCCTACTGGCGCTACCTCCAGGCCCTCGGCACCACGCTGACCGAGGGGGAGTTCGCGGCCGGGGTGCCCGGCGGGCTGCAGTATCGCGGCGAGTACCTGATCCCGGTGGGCGAGGCGCTGAAGGCACGGTTCGGCGACAGCTTCGCGCCGGGTGCGGCCCCCGCTGATCCGGCGCTCTGGCTCGACACGGTGCGGTCCTTCACCATCGACGCCATGATGGCCGAGATCCGCGACGACCTCGCGGCGCTGGGCGTGAATTTCGACATCTACATCAGCGAGGCGCAGCTCGTCCGCGACGGCGTGGCGGACAAGGCGATCGCCGAGCTGGCGGCCAGGGGCTATGTCTACGAGGGCGTGCTGGAGCCGCCCAAGGGCAAGACCCCCGATGACTGGGAGCCCCGGCCGCAGACCCTGTTCCGCTCCACCCAGTTCGGCGACGACGTGGACCGGCCGCTGCGCAAGAGCGATGGCTCCAACACCTATTTCGCCAACGACATCGGCAACCATGCCGACAAGATCGCGCGCGGCTTCGACGAGCTGGTGCAGGTCTGGGGCGCCGACCATGGCGGCTACGTCAAGCGGATGCAGGCGGCGGTGAAGGCGCTGTCCGGCGACCGGCCGGTGCCGCTGGACGTGGTGCTGGCGCAGATCGTGAAGGTGATGAAGAACGGCGAGCCGGTGCGGATGAGCAAGCGCGCCGGCACCTATGTCACCCTGCGCGACCTGATCGACGAGGTGGGCAGGGACGCGGTCCGCTTCACCATGCTGACCCGCAAGGCCGATGCCCAGATGGAGTTCGACCTGGACAAGGTGGTCGAGCAGTCGCGCGACAACCCGGTCTTCTATGTCCAGTACGCCCATGCCCGCTGCCGCTCCGTGCTGCGCCAGGCGGGGGACCCGGCACAGGCGGAGCTGGCGGAAGCCCCGATGGATTCGCTCTCCGATCCCGCCGAGATGGCGCTGATCCGGCGCATCATGGCCTGGCCGCGCACGGTGGAGGCTGCTGCTGCGGCGCGGGAACCGCATCGGATTGCGTTCTATCTGGGTGACTTGGCGGCGGACTTTCACCTATTGTGGAACCGGGGCCGCGATGACGCGACCCTGCGCTTCATCCGGGAGGAAGACCCGGCCGCCACGCGTGCGAGGCTTGCCCTCGTCGCCGCCACGGCCCTGGTGATCCGCTCGGGCCTGCGCGTCATGGGGGTGACGCCAGTCGAGGAGATGCGGTGA
- a CDS encoding SPOR domain-containing protein, with protein MSEFHTVPSYRVQRQSSGGLPWRMLAVAGGLTAVLGVGAAAVWGVSRAVSNGVPVIEADSRPLRIRPDDPGGLRVANQGERIFETQNQPQRARSAQPGVPAQAQVAPAPEQPDLDALRQAAQASRLAQRSQTPAATPVVPTAPVAEAPASQAPVEATPVTPPPAPVARAPEPAPRQEPRPEPARAATGGGALVQLGALGSEEAAHTEWNRLKGRLGGLLADRRPMVVRFERPGMPTMWRLRTSGFSDAAAARSFCEAAKAKGAPACAAIGG; from the coding sequence GTGAGCGAGTTCCATACTGTCCCGTCCTATCGGGTTCAGCGCCAGAGCAGTGGGGGATTGCCCTGGCGCATGCTGGCCGTGGCCGGCGGGCTGACCGCCGTGCTGGGGGTTGGCGCGGCAGCCGTGTGGGGCGTGTCGCGTGCCGTCTCCAACGGCGTCCCGGTGATCGAGGCCGACAGCCGGCCGCTGCGCATTCGCCCGGACGATCCCGGCGGCCTGCGCGTCGCCAACCAGGGCGAGCGCATCTTCGAGACGCAGAACCAGCCACAGCGCGCGCGTTCCGCTCAGCCGGGCGTGCCGGCCCAGGCGCAGGTCGCCCCGGCGCCCGAGCAGCCGGACCTGGACGCCCTGCGGCAGGCGGCCCAGGCCTCGCGTCTGGCGCAGCGCAGCCAGACGCCCGCGGCGACCCCGGTCGTGCCTACGGCTCCGGTGGCCGAGGCGCCGGCATCCCAGGCCCCGGTGGAGGCAACGCCCGTCACCCCGCCGCCGGCCCCCGTGGCGCGGGCGCCCGAACCCGCTCCACGCCAGGAGCCGCGCCCCGAGCCCGCCAGGGCGGCGACGGGCGGCGGTGCCCTGGTGCAGCTTGGCGCCCTGGGCAGCGAGGAGGCCGCCCATACCGAATGGAACCGGCTGAAGGGGCGCCTCGGCGGGCTGCTGGCCGACCGGCGGCCCATGGTGGTGCGCTTCGAGCGCCCCGGCATGCCGACCATGTGGCGCCTGCGCACCAGCGGCTTCAGTGACGCCGCCGCCGCCCGCAGCTTCTGCGAGGCGGCCAAGGCCAAGGGCGCCCCGGCCTGCGCGGCGATCGGCGGATGA
- the nagZ gene encoding beta-N-acetylhexosaminidase, with the protein MSRAAMPAAAILGISGTSLTPEEAALFRRHRPAGAILFARNVADPAQLRSLTSALREVLGEEAPILVDQEGGRVARLRPPHWPTFPPGASFEGRPEAALENAALLGATCLEMGLDVVCAPVLDLRHPGAHDVIGDRAFSEDPAEVARIGAAWIAGLRAAGCIPVIKHIPGHGRAMADSHLDLPRVSATRRELEADLFPFQAICRPDSGRGAWAMTAHILYDALDPDRPATLSPRVIEGVIRDEVGFDGLLLSDDLAMKALSGKPEDLAVQALDAGCDVVLHCPGILAENAALLEACPRLTDRAAERMEEARATALASRRPLGAVSASV; encoded by the coding sequence ATGAGCCGCGCCGCCATGCCCGCCGCCGCGATCCTCGGCATCTCCGGCACCAGCCTGACGCCGGAGGAGGCGGCGCTGTTCCGCCGCCACCGGCCGGCCGGGGCCATCCTCTTCGCGCGCAACGTCGCCGACCCGGCGCAGCTCCGCTCCCTGACCTCCGCGCTGCGCGAGGTGCTGGGGGAGGAAGCGCCGATCCTGGTGGACCAGGAAGGCGGCCGCGTCGCCCGGCTGCGTCCGCCGCACTGGCCAACCTTCCCCCCGGGCGCAAGCTTCGAGGGCCGCCCGGAGGCGGCGCTGGAGAATGCGGCGCTGCTGGGCGCCACCTGCCTGGAGATGGGGCTGGACGTGGTCTGCGCCCCGGTGCTCGACCTGCGCCATCCCGGCGCGCATGATGTGATCGGCGACCGCGCCTTCTCCGAGGACCCGGCCGAGGTGGCGCGGATCGGTGCGGCCTGGATCGCCGGGCTGCGGGCCGCCGGCTGCATCCCGGTCATCAAGCACATCCCCGGCCATGGTCGCGCCATGGCGGACAGCCATCTCGACCTGCCGCGCGTGTCCGCCACGCGGAGGGAGCTGGAGGCGGACCTCTTCCCCTTCCAGGCGATCTGCCGCCCCGATTCCGGGCGCGGCGCCTGGGCGATGACGGCGCATATCCTCTATGACGCGCTGGACCCGGACCGCCCCGCCACGCTGTCGCCACGCGTGATCGAAGGCGTGATCCGCGACGAGGTGGGCTTCGACGGGCTGCTCCTGTCCGACGACCTTGCCATGAAGGCACTGTCCGGGAAGCCGGAGGATCTGGCTGTGCAGGCGCTCGATGCCGGTTGCGACGTGGTGCTGCACTGCCCCGGCATCCTGGCCGAGAACGCCGCGTTGCTGGAAGCCTGCCCGCGCCTGACCGACCGCGCCGCGGAGCGGATGGAGGAGGCCCGCGCCACCGCGCTCGCTTCCCGCCGCCCGCTCGGCGCCGTCTCGGCTTCGGTCTGA
- a CDS encoding site-2 protease family protein, with product MPEWLPELLAAAIAAILAITLHEAAHGYAALWLGDDTAQRAGRLSLNPIRHVDPVGTVLVPGFLVISQLLTIGTVQVMFGWAKPVPVNPFRLRNPRFGMVAVAAAGPAINMVLAFLAALSGHVVDAVTLPPELSAWVYRLLSLMILSNLLLGLFNLIPIPPMDGGRILGGLLPPRLGIPFLRLDRLGLLLVVLVLFILPQLSSAWDPMGWLMRYAVGPAFNVVMRAAGYGL from the coding sequence ATGCCCGAATGGCTTCCGGAACTCCTGGCGGCGGCGATCGCCGCCATCCTGGCGATCACCCTGCACGAGGCGGCGCATGGCTATGCCGCGCTCTGGCTCGGCGATGATACGGCGCAACGGGCGGGACGACTCAGCCTGAACCCGATCCGGCATGTGGACCCGGTGGGTACGGTGCTGGTGCCCGGCTTCCTGGTCATCTCCCAGCTCCTGACCATCGGCACGGTGCAGGTCATGTTCGGCTGGGCCAAGCCGGTGCCGGTGAATCCGTTCCGCCTGCGCAATCCCCGCTTCGGCATGGTGGCCGTCGCGGCGGCAGGGCCGGCGATCAACATGGTCCTGGCCTTCCTGGCCGCGTTGTCCGGCCATGTGGTGGATGCCGTGACGCTGCCACCGGAACTCTCCGCCTGGGTCTATCGCCTGCTTTCGCTGATGATCCTGTCCAATCTGCTGCTGGGGCTGTTCAACCTGATCCCCATTCCGCCGATGGATGGCGGCCGCATCCTGGGCGGGCTGCTGCCGCCCCGGCTGGGCATCCCCTTCCTGCGGCTGGACCGTCTGGGCCTGCTGCTGGTGGTGCTGGTGCTGTTCATCCTGCCGCAGCTTTCCTCGGCCTGGGACCCGATGGGCTGGCTGATGCGCTACGCGGTCGGCCCGGCCTTCAACGTCGTCATGCGCGCGGCGGGATACGGGCTGTGA
- a CDS encoding segregation and condensation protein A, producing the protein MSGASPEPQALLLRLEGYEGPLDLLLELARAQKVDLARLDILALVDQYLAVIEGARRVRLELAADWLVMAAWLAWLKSRLLLPDPEPDEDAEAATVSLTDRLQGLEMLRAGAAWLDGQPMLGRDFFGRGQPESLVQRRDGELEADLPGLLHAWATAIRRADSRRPYVPKPRKLWTVGEALSRLERLIGAAGPDWGALERFLPEGLALDPVERRAAIASTLIAGLELARHGGLELRQEAAFGPILLRAARMSEEDTADAA; encoded by the coding sequence GTGAGCGGCGCGTCGCCGGAGCCCCAGGCGCTCCTGCTGCGGCTGGAGGGCTACGAGGGCCCGCTGGATCTGCTGCTGGAACTGGCACGCGCGCAGAAGGTCGATCTGGCGAGGCTCGATATCCTGGCGCTGGTGGACCAGTACCTCGCGGTGATCGAGGGCGCGCGCCGGGTACGGCTGGAACTGGCCGCCGACTGGCTGGTCATGGCCGCCTGGCTCGCCTGGCTGAAGTCGCGCCTGCTGCTGCCCGATCCGGAGCCGGACGAGGATGCCGAGGCCGCCACCGTCTCGCTCACCGACCGCCTCCAGGGGCTGGAGATGCTGCGCGCCGGGGCCGCCTGGCTGGACGGACAGCCCATGCTGGGACGCGATTTCTTCGGACGCGGCCAGCCCGAATCCCTGGTGCAGCGACGGGACGGGGAGCTGGAGGCCGACCTGCCCGGCCTGCTGCATGCCTGGGCCACCGCCATCCGCCGAGCCGATTCGCGCCGGCCCTATGTCCCGAAGCCCCGCAAGCTCTGGACGGTGGGCGAGGCGCTGAGCCGGCTGGAACGGCTGATCGGCGCCGCCGGGCCGGATTGGGGGGCGCTGGAGCGCTTCCTGCCGGAAGGGCTGGCGCTTGATCCGGTGGAACGCCGCGCGGCCATCGCCAGCACGCTGATCGCCGGGCTGGAGCTGGCCAGGCATGGCGGGCTGGAGCTGCGGCAGGAGGCGGCCTTCGGCCCGATCCTGCTGCGCGCCGCCCGGATGAGCGAGGAGGACACCGCCGATGCTGCCTGA
- the scpB gene encoding SMC-Scp complex subunit ScpB produces MLPEAALRIAEALIFAADRPVTTARLAQALGIGGDERDSLDPAAILQTLRDRYAGRGVELVEAGGGWSFRTAPDLAPLLTRVVEVPKRLPRAAMEVLAAIAWRQPVTRAEIEELRGASVSQTSLEALLEAGLVAPRGRKESPGRPVLWGTTPRFLEHFNLRSLAELPRQEDLVARDAPVVLIETREDEVEAAGS; encoded by the coding sequence ATGCTGCCTGAGGCCGCGCTGCGCATCGCCGAGGCGCTGATCTTCGCCGCCGACCGGCCAGTCACCACCGCCCGGCTGGCTCAGGCCCTGGGGATCGGCGGCGACGAGCGGGATTCGCTCGACCCCGCCGCGATCCTGCAGACGCTGCGCGACCGCTATGCCGGGCGGGGCGTGGAGCTGGTGGAGGCGGGCGGCGGCTGGAGTTTCCGCACCGCGCCCGATCTGGCGCCGTTGCTGACCCGGGTGGTGGAGGTGCCGAAGCGCCTGCCCCGCGCCGCCATGGAGGTGCTGGCGGCCATCGCCTGGCGCCAGCCGGTGACGCGGGCCGAGATCGAGGAGCTGCGGGGCGCTTCGGTCTCCCAGACCTCGCTGGAGGCACTGCTGGAGGCCGGGCTGGTCGCCCCGCGCGGGCGCAAGGAAAGCCCCGGCCGTCCGGTGCTCTGGGGCACCACGCCGCGCTTCCTGGAGCATTTCAACCTGCGCTCCCTGGCCGAGCTGCCCCGGCAGGAGGATCTCGTCGCCCGCGACGCGCCGGTGGTGCTGATCGAAACGCGGGAGGACGAGGTGGAAGCGGCGGGTTCCTGA
- the tatB gene encoding Sec-independent protein translocase protein TatB, with translation MFDLAWSEIAVIVVVAIVVIGPKDLPDTIRTVAKGIGKLRRMAGELQGHLDEVVREAKLEDVRDQIRDIRNFDIKGEIQRAVDKDGSIRSALNDDPFRAQPATPSADAAPAVQAAPVGEATPAGAGTDATAVAADPDPARAADAPLSTAPVQEAAAPAGPGEAIPTEPLTPVPASARLQPSPSGTLSVPDATTPARDAAAPAVPPARTVEAQIPPATEPANTHKA, from the coding sequence ATGTTCGACCTCGCCTGGTCCGAGATCGCGGTCATCGTCGTGGTGGCGATCGTCGTGATCGGCCCGAAGGACCTTCCGGACACCATCCGCACCGTGGCCAAGGGCATCGGCAAGCTGCGCCGCATGGCGGGCGAGCTTCAGGGTCACCTGGACGAGGTCGTGCGCGAGGCGAAGCTGGAGGATGTGCGCGACCAGATCCGCGACATCCGGAACTTCGACATCAAGGGCGAGATCCAGCGCGCCGTGGACAAGGACGGTTCGATCCGCTCCGCCCTCAACGACGATCCCTTCCGCGCCCAGCCCGCGACCCCGTCCGCCGATGCCGCACCAGCCGTCCAGGCCGCCCCGGTGGGCGAGGCGACGCCCGCGGGTGCCGGCACGGACGCCACCGCCGTGGCGGCGGACCCCGATCCGGCCCGGGCCGCGGATGCGCCTCTCTCCACCGCTCCGGTCCAGGAGGCTGCGGCCCCTGCCGGCCCCGGCGAGGCGATCCCGACCGAGCCGCTGACGCCGGTCCCGGCCTCCGCCCGGCTGCAGCCCTCACCGTCCGGCACACTATCCGTTCCTGACGCGACGACGCCCGCCCGTGACGCAGCGGCGCCCGCCGTGCCCCCGGCCCGGACCGTGGAAGCCCAGATCCCGCCGGCCACCGAGCCGGCCAACACCCACAAAGCCTGA
- the tatC gene encoding twin-arginine translocase subunit TatC: MPLIEHLLELRTRLLWSFGAFFVAFAICYYFSTQIYGFLARPLADILQQQGAGERRMIFTALYEAFFTYLRVAFFGAVFISFPVWATQLWLFIAPGLYRSEKRAVMPFLIASPILFVMGAALAYYFIFPLAWRFFISFESPGGAAGGLPVQLEAKVSEYLSLVMHMILAFGAAFQLPVALTLMARVGIVTVDQLKKGRRYAIVGMFIAAAVLTPPDVISQVGLAVPLLLLYELSIIAATWMNRPKKTPADKTKT; encoded by the coding sequence ATGCCGTTGATCGAGCATCTGCTCGAACTCCGCACCCGTCTGCTCTGGTCCTTCGGGGCCTTCTTCGTCGCCTTCGCGATCTGCTACTACTTCTCCACGCAGATCTACGGCTTCCTGGCGCGGCCGCTGGCCGACATCCTGCAGCAGCAGGGCGCGGGCGAGCGGCGGATGATCTTCACCGCGCTCTACGAGGCCTTCTTCACCTATCTGCGGGTGGCCTTCTTCGGGGCGGTGTTCATCTCCTTCCCCGTCTGGGCCACGCAGCTCTGGCTCTTCATCGCGCCGGGCCTTTACCGCTCCGAAAAGCGGGCGGTGATGCCCTTCCTGATCGCCTCGCCGATCCTCTTCGTCATGGGCGCGGCGCTGGCCTACTACTTCATCTTCCCGCTGGCCTGGCGCTTCTTCATCTCCTTCGAATCCCCGGGGGGCGCCGCGGGCGGCCTGCCGGTGCAGCTCGAAGCCAAGGTGAGCGAGTACCTCTCGCTCGTCATGCACATGATCCTGGCCTTCGGCGCGGCCTTCCAGCTTCCGGTGGCGCTGACGCTGATGGCGCGGGTCGGCATCGTGACGGTGGACCAGCTCAAGAAGGGCCGCCGCTATGCCATCGTCGGCATGTTCATCGCCGCGGCGGTGCTGACGCCGCCGGACGTGATCAGCCAGGTCGGCCTCGCCGTGCCGCTGCTGCTGCTCTACGAGCTGTCCATCATCGCGGCGACCTGGATGAACCGCCCGAAGAAGACCCCGGCCGACAAAACGAAGACCTGA